TTCAAAGGCGATGAATTTAATGTGTACCGTGCTTTAAGGAGCATCAACCCTTCTCCGTATTTATTCTTTTTTGATTATGGCGATTTCAAAATATTTGGGTCTTCACCTGAAGCGCAAATTATCGTAAAAAACAGAAAAGCCGAAATCCACCCAATTGCCGGAACTTTCAGAAGAACCGGAAATGATGAAAAAGACGCTGAATTGGCCAAAAAATTATCCGAGGATAAAAAAGAAAACAGCGAGCACGTGATGCTGGTCGATCTTGCAAGAAACGATCTAAGCCGAAACGGTCATGATGTAAACGTAGAAAGATACAGAGAGGTTCAGTTTTTCTCGCATGTAATCCATCTGGTTTCAAAAGTTACCGGACATTTACATGATAAAGCGACAACAATGCAGGTGGTTGCTGACACCTTCCCTGCCGGAACTTTAAGCGGCGCGCCAAAACACAGAGCGATGCAATTGATTGAAGATTACGAAAAAACTAATCGTAATTTTTATGGAGGCGCAATTGGTTTTATGGATTTTGAAGGCAATTTTAATCACGCCATTATGATTCGTACTTTCCTTTCAAAAAACCATCAGTTACACTGTCAGGCAGGAGCAGGAATTGTAGCAAGCTCTGACGAAGAAAGTGAGATGCAGGAAGTTTATAATAAATTAAAAGCATTGAATACAGCTTTGGAAATGGCTGAAAAAATATAATCTATTTTGTTTCAGGTTTCAAGTTTCAAGTTAATTGGAACGTGAAACCTGAAACAAGAAAAACCTGAAACAAAAAACACAAATGAAAAAAATATTAGTTATAGACAATTACGATAGTTTCACTTACAACTTAGTGCACTATTTAGAAGATTTAAACTGTGAAGTAACCGTTTACAGAAACGATGAATTTGATATTGAAGAAATTGGTTCTTTCGATAAAATACTGCTTTCGCCAGGTCCCGGAATTCCAGATGAAGCAGGTCTATTGAAAGACGTTATTCGAAAATATGCTCCAACAAAAAGCATTTTAGGTGTTTGTTTAGGACAGCAGGCAATTGGAGAAGTTTTTGGAGGAACGCTTTCAAATCTTGATAAAGTATACCACGGTGTTGCTACCAATGTAAAAAAAGCAGTTTCAGACGAATCTTTATTTGAAGGACTTGAAGATGAATTTGAAGTAGGTCGTTACCATTCATGGGTTGTGAATGCTGATTTACCGGAAGTTTTAGAAGCTACTTCATTTGAAGAACACGGTCAGGTAATGTCTTTACGCCACAAAACATACGATGTACGCGGAGTACAATTTCATCCGGAAAGCGTGTTAACACCAAATGGTAAAAGGATTTTAGAAAACTGGATCAAAGATTAATTTTTGTTTCAGGTTTAAAGCTTCAGTTATTGGAAGGTGAAACTTAAAAACAAAACTCAGAACCTTAGTCCCTCAACAACTTAGAACCTTAAAATGATAACAATTTCAGAAACTAAAGAAATCAATATTGAAGATGTTTTGGTTTTATACAAAGCCAATGAATGGAGTTCGGCCAACAAACCAAACGAGTTGTACAACGGACTCCTAAATTCGGAAACTTTGATAACAGCCTGGGAATGCAAAAAACTGGTTGGATTGGGAAATGCAATTTCTGATGGACATTTAACCGTTTATTATCCGCATTTATTAGTTCTACCGGAATATCAGGGAAAAGGAATCGGAAAATTGATTATGGATAAAATGCAGGAGAAATACAGTCACTTTCACATGCAAATGCTGACTGCCGATGGAAGATCAGTTGATTTCTATAAAAAAAACGGTTTTGAACGTGCAGGCAAAACAGAACCCATGTGGATTTATCAGGGAAATGAACATTAAAAAACGTATTCAGTAATTAGTTCGCAATTAAATAAAAACTTAAAACCTTAGCAACTTAGATTCTTAGAACCTTAAAAAAATGAAAACAATATTAAACAAATTAATCAACCACGAAGTGCTTACCAAAGAAGAAGCAAAAAACGTATTGATTAATATTTCAAGCGGCGAATATAATCCGAGTCAGATTTCGGCTTTTTTGACCGTTTTTATGATGCGCAGTATTACGATCGATGAACTTTCGGGTTTTCGTGAAGCATTATTGGAATTATGCATCCGCGTCGATTTATCAGCTTACAACACCATCGATTTATGCGGAACAGGGGGTGACGGTAAAGATACTTTCAACATTTCTACATTGGCCTCTTTTATATCGGCAGGTGCCGGAATAAAAGTAGCCAAACATGGAAACTATGGCGTTTCATCCATTTCTGGATCAAGCAATGTGATGGAAAAAATGGGAATTAAATTCAGCAATGATCCTTCATTTTTAGAAAAATGTATGGATCAGGCCGGAATTTGTGTTTTACATGCTCCATTATTCCACCCAGCAATGAAAC
The Flavobacterium flavigenum genome window above contains:
- a CDS encoding anthranilate synthase component I family protein encodes the protein MKPFILNTHYKQILADTITPVSIYFKIRDKFPNSLLLESSDYHGNDNSFSYICCNPIATIKIENEVISKTFPDGTAEHISVDASTNIPEVIQEFSGQFKSEKNDFKFINNGLFGYISYDAVRYFEKVEIAKKDSATLIPDVFYAVYQNIIAINHFKNEAYIFCHSVDGRNNISEIEQLLQSRNIASYKFTKEGEGFSNLTDEEFKHNVALAKKHCFRGDVFQLVLSRRFTQGFKGDEFNVYRALRSINPSPYLFFFDYGDFKIFGSSPEAQIIVKNRKAEIHPIAGTFRRTGNDEKDAELAKKLSEDKKENSEHVMLVDLARNDLSRNGHDVNVERYREVQFFSHVIHLVSKVTGHLHDKATTMQVVADTFPAGTLSGAPKHRAMQLIEDYEKTNRNFYGGAIGFMDFEGNFNHAIMIRTFLSKNHQLHCQAGAGIVASSDEESEMQEVYNKLKALNTALEMAEKI
- a CDS encoding GNAT family N-acetyltransferase, translating into MITISETKEINIEDVLVLYKANEWSSANKPNELYNGLLNSETLITAWECKKLVGLGNAISDGHLTVYYPHLLVLPEYQGKGIGKLIMDKMQEKYSHFHMQMLTADGRSVDFYKKNGFERAGKTEPMWIYQGNEH
- a CDS encoding anthranilate synthase component II; translation: MKKILVIDNYDSFTYNLVHYLEDLNCEVTVYRNDEFDIEEIGSFDKILLSPGPGIPDEAGLLKDVIRKYAPTKSILGVCLGQQAIGEVFGGTLSNLDKVYHGVATNVKKAVSDESLFEGLEDEFEVGRYHSWVVNADLPEVLEATSFEEHGQVMSLRHKTYDVRGVQFHPESVLTPNGKRILENWIKD